TATGCAATTGTTTCAATCATTTCTGGATGGGCTCTCCAGTATGGAATTGACAACGCGTACGAAAAAGGTAAGAACGTAACTGTCTAAGAGAATTTATTTATCAATCTGACGAAAGATGCATGACTAACATATAACAACATTTGAAtttctaagagcgtccacagtggtgcgagcataactaaagaccaaagactaaaaaaaaagatcaaatttgggtttagtccgtcctgtggcgtagcgggtgacgagtaaatttggtcacgcgttgatataaagtccgcttcatcgtccagcgtagataaagattacgcctggcatggggcgttgataaagataacgcctggtatgggacgttgataaagataacgcctgtatggggcgtgaactatagcaacgcctggtgtgtgggacggagattatacgttcgcccgggttcaaaaaaaaaataaaaaaatggggcgttgataaagacaacgccccaagcaaagttttcaaaactttgtgaACAACAGTatatgactatatcaacgcctgggtgtgcggcgttaactttacgtacgccccatccaggcggacattataccaatgccccatccaggcggacattataccaacgccccatccagacggacattataccaacgccctgcatcatGCGTTAACTCTTTGATAGgtggacattatataaacgcccgactatatttggatttggtcttaatcgccgaccaaatttggtccgagttttactctttgatcaaattttgatcgatggtccgtcccactacaccagcccactcgacaccaaatttgggtttagtcgtccactgcagttgctctaagaacACTTGCATACAGTAATTACTTAAACGTGGTTCCTGATGAACTTGCAGCGTCTAGTTCGTCCATGCCGGCTTACTTATTTCCAATATACTTTCCTATTGGAAACATGGCAACGGGATTTTTCGTGATCTTCTCGCTCATCGCTGGACTTGTGGGTATCGCTACTTCGGTTTCTGGAATCACTAACGTTCTTCAATTCACAAGACCCAACTTATATTCAGCAGCTACCACTTCTATTGTCAGTTGGGCTCTTACTCTTCTGGCCATGGGGTAAGGAAACTGTAATTACTAATATATTTGCAATATATGCATAGCTCCGGATGAACAGATAACGAAATCAAAACATCTTACACCGCTTTCCGTTGCAGATTGGCTTGTAAAGAGATAAATATTGGATATAGGAGTTCAAACTTGGTACGTAGCAAGATTAACATATCAAGATAAATTGAGATTCAGATTAATCATATAAAGTCTTATGAgcttatttgttatttggttcaAAACTTTGCAGAGAGCTCTGGAGACATTTACGATCATCCTAAGTGGTACTCAACTGTTTTGCGCGGGTGCTCTCCATGCTGGGATTAACAGCGCCAGGAGCTAAAGAATTCGAATGCATATGCTGGTTTTCAACTTGTCTATTGTAAAAACTGAATATATGCTTACATTTCCATAATTGCATGTACATTCCATGTAATCTTTTCCTTTTGTTTTCCCTCTATCCCATTATAAGGAATTGTGAGTACCCCCTAAGTGATGGCAAATTGCTACTATCTGAATACATTAAACACCCATtgttgtattttttcttttttttttgaagcatgatattCATTAATCAATTAAAGGGCTGTTTACAAGAGTGTATGTAATACCCGTAAAAGAACGCCAGAAAACTACATAATCATGACAATGAAGCAGAATTCGAGTATCAGTCTCCAGATTGAGATTGCAGCGGGGATGGATGTTGGGATTGATGGGGTGGATCTGGATGAGGTTGTCGATGGTACAAAAGCCTTCGAcgaatgctttccacaagaaaagctgtactTTTGATGGACATAGCCGAGTCCATAAAAACTTGGATGTTGTTGGTGGTTTTCGATGCAATTGATCCGAGATGTATCCAGATGTTGTTGAGTACTGCTCCATCGATATCTGTCTGCATTCTTGTTTATTGGCGTTACCCATAACTTCAATCTGAACTTTGGCTTTGAAGGTGACATGAAGTAGAATCTTGTCTTTGCCCTCAAAGGATTTAGATCTTAAACCTACTAGTGCTATTACAGAGATTATTAAAACTAATATCAAAATACA
This DNA window, taken from Papaver somniferum cultivar HN1 chromosome 3, ASM357369v1, whole genome shotgun sequence, encodes the following:
- the LOC113355367 gene encoding membrane protein PM19L-like — encoded protein: MAAGASKSLAFFLLFINLVMYAIVSIISGWALQYGIDNAYEKASSSSMPAYLFPIYFPIGNMATGFFVIFSLIAGLVGIATSVSGITNVLQFTRPNLYSAATTSIVSWALTLLAMGLACKEINIGYRSSNLRALETFTIILSGTQLFCAGALHAGINSARS